A portion of the Microbacterium hominis genome contains these proteins:
- a CDS encoding TetR/AcrR family transcriptional regulator: protein MSRKVPYGGGRDLLVASTVEIVAERGLRGLTFRAVAERAGVNNSLVAHHFGTREALLAAALEWAVERSIESTGLLSMSSEEKFVDNLVDSITTQPELQTFQYEMILEARRNELFREPVTLLYDRYQAVLADSLKRFGIEGDVSALSRQVFAALDGLVLQYIAGVHPAELRDAVHDIWLMLQLRRDVGIPTTSRASGGVE from the coding sequence ATGAGTCGAAAGGTGCCATACGGCGGCGGCCGGGATCTACTGGTCGCCTCGACCGTGGAGATCGTTGCCGAGCGCGGCCTGCGCGGGCTGACCTTTCGCGCAGTGGCCGAGCGTGCGGGCGTGAACAACAGCCTCGTCGCCCATCATTTCGGGACGCGGGAGGCCCTTCTGGCGGCCGCGCTCGAGTGGGCCGTGGAGCGGTCGATCGAGAGCACCGGGCTGCTGTCGATGTCGTCCGAGGAAAAGTTCGTCGACAATCTCGTGGACTCCATCACGACGCAGCCGGAACTGCAAACGTTCCAGTACGAGATGATCCTCGAAGCCCGCCGAAATGAACTGTTTCGCGAGCCGGTGACGCTTCTGTACGACCGCTATCAAGCCGTCCTCGCCGACAGCCTGAAGCGGTTCGGCATCGAAGGAGATGTGTCAGCACTGTCCAGACAGGTCTTCGCGGCGCTGGACGGACTCGTTCTTCAGTACATCGCCGGCGTACACCCTGCCGAGCTCCGCGACGCCGTACACGACATCTGGCTGATGCTGCAGCTGCGCCGAGATGTGGGAATCCCCACAACGTCGCGCGCCAGTGGCGGGGTTGAATGA
- a CDS encoding APC family permease, which yields MSLNQASPLPVAPTARNKPEQSTALREGAVGVIGILFFVLSAQAPLTGIAGALPLTILLGNGAGAPGAYLVIGVIIVIFAIGFIAMSRRVNAKGAFYAYVTAGLGRRTGTGSAWLALVAYATVQAAMYGLYGASVSALLASIGVTIPWWIPVVLTIAAVQALGSLNIELGARVLAVLVGLEVAILLAFAIGTLITGGGPSGSIDFAASFSPAAIMSGAPGVALMFAVASMFGFESTAIYSGEAKDPKRTVARATYLSVGVIAVFFSFVSWMFISYYGADNVVGAAEAAVMSGDSTTFVFQALDGILGGWSGVVASILLVTSLFAGILAFHNGINRYLHALGSQQSLPKRLAHTNRHRAPHIAGWAQSVLALVLIAPFAILGLDPILTLFSWFSGLAVAALVTLYVLCSIAVVVYSVRHHIDSWWQTRIAPSVAAILLLAVLGLVIANFTSLIGGELVTAVVLLAVVPVAFLVGITTERRPGQLLAER from the coding sequence ATGTCACTCAACCAGGCAAGCCCGCTCCCCGTCGCCCCCACGGCGCGGAACAAGCCCGAACAATCAACCGCACTGCGCGAGGGCGCTGTCGGTGTCATCGGCATCCTCTTCTTCGTGCTCTCCGCCCAGGCGCCCTTGACCGGTATCGCCGGTGCGCTCCCGCTGACAATCCTGCTGGGCAACGGCGCCGGCGCTCCCGGCGCTTACCTCGTCATCGGCGTGATCATCGTCATCTTCGCCATCGGGTTCATCGCCATGAGTCGGCGCGTGAACGCGAAGGGCGCGTTCTACGCGTACGTCACCGCTGGGCTCGGACGCCGCACCGGCACGGGCTCGGCATGGCTCGCACTCGTCGCCTACGCCACGGTGCAAGCCGCCATGTACGGCCTCTACGGAGCCAGTGTCAGCGCGCTGCTCGCCTCCATCGGCGTCACGATCCCTTGGTGGATCCCCGTCGTGCTCACCATCGCGGCCGTGCAGGCACTCGGGTCGCTCAACATCGAGTTGGGCGCACGCGTCCTCGCCGTACTCGTGGGGCTGGAAGTGGCCATTCTGCTGGCATTCGCCATCGGCACGCTGATCACCGGGGGTGGACCTTCCGGGAGCATCGACTTCGCCGCGAGCTTCTCACCTGCGGCCATCATGTCGGGCGCTCCGGGTGTCGCGCTGATGTTTGCCGTCGCGTCGATGTTCGGGTTCGAATCGACCGCGATCTACTCCGGCGAGGCCAAGGACCCCAAGCGGACGGTCGCGCGCGCCACCTACCTCTCGGTCGGTGTGATCGCCGTCTTCTTCTCCTTCGTGTCGTGGATGTTCATCTCCTACTACGGCGCCGACAACGTCGTGGGTGCAGCGGAAGCCGCCGTCATGTCCGGCGACTCGACCACCTTCGTCTTCCAAGCACTCGATGGCATCCTCGGCGGCTGGTCAGGCGTCGTCGCCAGCATCCTGCTCGTCACATCTCTTTTCGCCGGCATCCTCGCATTCCACAACGGAATCAACCGGTACCTGCACGCACTCGGAAGCCAGCAGTCCCTCCCGAAGCGACTCGCGCACACGAACCGTCACCGAGCGCCCCACATCGCCGGTTGGGCGCAGTCCGTCCTGGCCCTCGTGCTCATCGCACCGTTCGCGATCCTCGGCCTCGACCCGATCCTGACGCTCTTCTCCTGGTTCAGCGGACTCGCCGTCGCAGCCCTGGTGACGCTGTACGTGCTGTGCTCGATCGCAGTCGTCGTCTACTCGGTGCGCCACCACATCGATAGCTGGTGGCAGACCCGCATCGCTCCGTCGGTCGCCGCGATTCTGCTGCTCGCGGTGCTCGGACTCGTCATCGCCAACTTCACATCGCTGATCGGCGGCGAGCTGGTCACGGCCGTCGTCCTTCTCGCCGTCGTGCCTGTCGCATTCCTGGTCGGAATCACCACCGAACGCCGTCCCGGCCAGCTGCTCGCAGAGCGGTAG
- a CDS encoding Fic family protein, whose translation MTTSSRAADWPPLDWEPQTWVPSTIWGADAERTGRGTTYRSAVPAEIAQLTPVPSVEVAAAADVAARELSRLDAELGGRVAAFAPALLRSEAASSSQIENITASARAIFSAELGAKASRNADMITANTRALTAAIQLADDVTPDSIARMHEVLMAGQPRHTPGRWRDEAVWIGTRSDSPVGAEFVAPHHSRIESLIEDVTAFARRTDIAPLIQVAVAHAQFETIHPFTDGNGRTGRALAQSLLRHRRVTLNVAVPVSAGLLADVGGYHRALTAYRDGDVSPIVSAFADAAMRAVGNTRELVGELDEIRADWDRRLTVRRSSNAWKLLDVLLRRPVLTSAAAAAELGVQQPNIYPPLTALVGAGILKSKAEHRLGPFWRSDEVLAAIDRFAQRAGRREAP comes from the coding sequence ATGACGACGTCCTCGCGTGCGGCCGACTGGCCCCCGCTCGACTGGGAACCGCAGACGTGGGTGCCGAGCACCATCTGGGGAGCGGATGCTGAACGGACCGGTCGGGGGACGACGTACCGGTCGGCCGTCCCCGCCGAGATCGCGCAGCTGACGCCGGTTCCCTCGGTCGAAGTGGCTGCTGCGGCAGATGTCGCCGCCCGGGAGCTGAGCCGGCTCGACGCCGAGCTGGGAGGGCGAGTCGCTGCATTCGCGCCTGCGTTGCTGCGGTCGGAGGCCGCGTCGTCTTCGCAGATAGAGAACATCACCGCGTCCGCTCGCGCGATCTTCAGTGCGGAACTCGGAGCGAAGGCAAGCCGCAACGCGGACATGATCACCGCCAACACCCGCGCCTTGACCGCAGCCATCCAACTCGCAGACGACGTCACCCCGGACTCCATCGCACGGATGCATGAAGTGCTGATGGCCGGGCAGCCGCGCCACACGCCTGGACGCTGGCGTGATGAAGCGGTCTGGATCGGTACGCGTAGCGACAGCCCGGTCGGGGCCGAGTTCGTTGCGCCGCACCATTCGCGAATCGAATCGCTCATCGAGGACGTGACCGCCTTCGCTCGACGAACCGACATCGCTCCGCTGATCCAGGTCGCGGTCGCGCACGCGCAATTCGAGACGATCCACCCATTCACCGACGGCAACGGCCGCACCGGCCGCGCACTTGCGCAGTCGCTCTTGCGGCACCGGAGGGTGACGCTGAACGTCGCCGTACCCGTATCGGCTGGCCTGCTCGCCGATGTCGGGGGGTACCATCGCGCGCTCACCGCGTATCGCGACGGGGACGTCTCGCCCATCGTGTCGGCATTCGCGGACGCCGCAATGCGCGCGGTCGGAAACACGCGTGAGCTCGTCGGCGAGCTGGATGAGATCCGCGCCGACTGGGACCGGCGACTCACGGTCCGCCGATCGAGCAACGCCTGGAAGCTGTTGGACGTGCTCCTGCGGCGCCCAGTGCTCACGTCTGCAGCGGCTGCGGCCGAACTCGGGGTTCAGCAGCCGAACATCTACCCGCCACTCACTGCGCTCGTTGGGGCAGGCATCCTGAAGTCGAAAGCCGAGCACCGACTCGGCCCGTTCTGGCGAAGCGACGAAGTCCTCGCCGCGATCGACCGGTTCGCACAACGAGCAGGACGCCGCGAGGCGCCCTGA
- a CDS encoding GNAT family N-acetyltransferase, with amino-acid sequence MPWLARPHTLAEDEVWVAEVLLPGSDVIVAIDPLNEDNVLAVMALTPGWIEQLYVATAQQRRGLGSRLLRHAQSTTVASLHLWTFQRNLAARAFYERHGFAEMRRTTGENEEREPDVLYEWNPGRRGVLLADNDHVSG; translated from the coding sequence ATGCCCTGGCTGGCCAGGCCGCATACCTTGGCCGAGGACGAGGTCTGGGTGGCGGAGGTTCTGTTGCCAGGATCCGATGTCATCGTCGCGATCGACCCGCTGAACGAGGACAACGTGCTCGCGGTGATGGCCCTTACCCCGGGCTGGATCGAGCAGCTCTATGTTGCGACCGCTCAGCAACGGCGAGGTCTCGGCTCGCGCCTGCTTCGTCACGCGCAGAGCACCACCGTCGCGTCTCTTCACTTGTGGACGTTCCAGCGCAACCTCGCCGCACGCGCGTTCTACGAACGACATGGGTTCGCAGAGATGCGCCGAACGACGGGTGAGAACGAGGAGCGCGAGCCCGACGTGCTCTATGAGTGGAACCCCGGACGGAGAGGCGTGCTTCTCGCAGACAACGATCACGTAAGCGGCTGA
- a CDS encoding GMC oxidoreductase gives MNASVTLGTVAQQVVAKLREGPLAADFLIEEAPRALHQPYLNADGTPQSSFFTEGTGVFNTAELLTGQLGLTPGTTPDDRPGLHLLLNTYVEDVQQSGAGYVLVARNVLTGDARFLSAPVVVLAGGSIESPKLLRRSSIHESLPQHAKDLIGRGLTDHPTSNEISATATEIDGVAIPPTAHAKIVFYSRGHREHGEISYPFNIEMNINHEWWHLRENDPGAASIPPAPGTASRVDVKLSFANPLDDGNAILAAPSFGYVPEIVFRNQSHMDHLRDSRFPAIAGWHKDYDAIFSVMNDAVVKALAPFRLNGAPSVPQGRFGQNGLGFGWGTVHHAVGSLRMPFRSQLDAPFETEAVVDEDLQVAGTPGLHVCDMSVIPISTAANPVRTLAALTLRLSRHLG, from the coding sequence ATGAACGCCTCTGTCACGCTGGGCACGGTTGCGCAGCAGGTGGTGGCGAAGCTGCGCGAAGGGCCTCTGGCCGCGGACTTCCTCATCGAGGAGGCTCCGCGTGCCCTGCATCAGCCGTACTTGAACGCGGACGGAACTCCGCAGTCGAGCTTCTTCACCGAGGGGACGGGCGTCTTCAACACAGCCGAGCTGCTCACCGGCCAGCTGGGCCTCACCCCCGGCACGACTCCGGACGACCGGCCCGGCCTGCATCTCCTGCTCAACACCTACGTCGAGGACGTCCAACAGTCAGGCGCCGGTTACGTGCTCGTGGCGCGCAACGTCCTCACCGGCGATGCCCGCTTCCTCTCGGCGCCCGTCGTGGTGCTGGCGGGAGGTTCGATCGAGAGCCCGAAGCTGCTGCGCCGCTCGAGCATCCACGAGTCGCTTCCACAGCACGCCAAGGATCTGATCGGACGCGGGCTGACCGATCACCCGACATCGAACGAGATCAGCGCCACAGCGACCGAGATCGACGGGGTCGCGATCCCGCCGACCGCGCACGCCAAGATCGTGTTCTACTCCCGCGGCCACCGCGAGCACGGAGAGATCTCCTACCCGTTCAACATCGAGATGAACATCAACCACGAGTGGTGGCACCTACGCGAGAACGATCCTGGTGCGGCCAGCATCCCACCCGCGCCGGGAACGGCCTCCCGCGTGGACGTCAAGCTCAGCTTCGCGAACCCCCTCGACGACGGCAACGCGATCCTCGCCGCACCATCGTTCGGCTATGTGCCCGAGATCGTCTTCCGCAACCAGAGCCATATGGATCATCTGCGGGACAGCCGATTCCCCGCGATCGCGGGGTGGCACAAGGACTACGACGCCATCTTCTCGGTCATGAACGACGCAGTCGTGAAGGCGCTCGCACCGTTCCGCCTCAACGGCGCACCATCCGTGCCGCAGGGACGATTCGGGCAGAACGGGCTCGGATTCGGCTGGGGCACCGTCCACCATGCCGTGGGGAGTCTGCGGATGCCGTTCCGTTCGCAGCTGGACGCACCGTTCGAGACGGAGGCGGTCGTCGACGAGGATCTGCAGGTCGCGGGCACACCGGGACTGCACGTCTGCGACATGTCGGTGATTCCGATCAGCACCGCGGCGAACCCGGTGCGCACGCTCGCCGCCCTCACGCTGCGCCTGTCCCGCCACCTCGGATGA
- a CDS encoding glycosyltransferase, whose product MLCATTANDGHFGPLLPFTRALAEAGHEVRVAAPASYAGVVAQAGFAHEPFADGPRELIGPVMARLPTLGLQEADDLVIREVFGRIDAQAALPSLVETIERWRPDLVLRESAEIASLAAAERAEVPHVHVCIGMHEILPRLAQAINDPLEELGRLAGLVEGRMTSALASETVFSLVPEVLDHACGPVPSGSGGFLRFHEPRSAPTAQRLPDWGDPQLPLIYVTFGSVTGSLPPFAGAFRDALDALAQVEARVLLTVGRKVDPAGLGLLPANAHVEQWWPQDAVLAQAAAMLGHGGFGTTMGALAAGVPQVVVPLFTFDQIVNADHVAAVGAGLAVERGPSSVEFAAAEVPRLLADPTYAAAARRVAAAMADLPSTAEAVHTMAALVD is encoded by the coding sequence GTGCTGTGTGCGACAACGGCCAACGACGGCCACTTCGGGCCGCTCCTGCCGTTCACGCGCGCCTTAGCAGAGGCGGGACACGAGGTCCGGGTGGCTGCCCCCGCGTCGTACGCAGGCGTCGTGGCTCAGGCGGGTTTCGCACACGAGCCGTTCGCCGATGGGCCGCGCGAGCTGATCGGCCCCGTCATGGCCAGGTTGCCGACCTTGGGGTTGCAGGAGGCCGACGACCTTGTGATTCGCGAGGTTTTCGGTCGGATCGACGCACAAGCTGCGCTGCCGTCCCTCGTCGAGACGATCGAACGTTGGCGTCCCGATCTGGTACTTCGCGAAAGCGCTGAGATCGCCTCACTCGCGGCGGCCGAACGGGCCGAAGTGCCCCATGTGCACGTCTGCATCGGCATGCACGAGATCCTGCCTCGCCTCGCGCAGGCCATCAACGATCCGCTGGAGGAGCTCGGGCGGCTGGCGGGCCTGGTCGAGGGGCGGATGACCTCCGCGCTCGCCTCGGAGACCGTCTTCAGCCTGGTCCCCGAGGTACTCGACCACGCTTGTGGGCCGGTGCCGTCGGGAAGCGGTGGATTCCTGCGATTCCACGAGCCTCGGTCGGCCCCCACCGCTCAACGCCTTCCCGATTGGGGCGACCCGCAGCTCCCGTTGATCTATGTCACTTTCGGTTCGGTCACCGGATCGCTGCCGCCATTCGCCGGCGCATTTCGGGACGCCCTCGATGCCCTGGCCCAGGTCGAGGCCCGTGTGCTGTTGACGGTCGGGCGGAAGGTCGACCCAGCTGGGCTCGGACTCCTGCCGGCCAACGCGCACGTGGAGCAGTGGTGGCCCCAGGATGCCGTGCTCGCGCAAGCCGCGGCGATGCTCGGGCACGGAGGATTCGGAACGACCATGGGCGCCCTGGCCGCAGGCGTCCCCCAGGTGGTCGTGCCCCTGTTCACCTTTGATCAAATCGTCAACGCCGACCATGTGGCGGCGGTGGGTGCTGGACTCGCTGTTGAGCGGGGGCCGTCGTCGGTCGAGTTCGCGGCGGCAGAGGTACCCCGGCTGCTCGCCGATCCGACCTACGCCGCCGCGGCGCGTCGCGTCGCGGCGGCAATGGCTGACCTGCCATCGACCGCCGAGGCCGTCCATACGATGGCTGCCCTGGTCGACTGA
- a CDS encoding VOC family protein translates to MFENARGAAVVAASDLARARSFYEGVLGLTANDAFPDQDEAVFYELAGTPLMVYSSAYAGTAKNTVFVIETDDLARDMAALRDKDVAFMDYDVPGLKTVDGVAELSGEKSAWFSDSEGNIFALSERT, encoded by the coding sequence ATGTTCGAGAATGCACGAGGTGCCGCGGTGGTAGCCGCATCCGATCTGGCCCGGGCCCGATCGTTCTACGAAGGAGTGCTCGGGTTGACGGCGAACGATGCGTTCCCGGATCAAGATGAGGCAGTCTTCTACGAACTGGCAGGAACGCCGCTCATGGTCTACTCGTCAGCGTATGCGGGAACGGCGAAGAACACCGTTTTCGTGATCGAGACCGACGACCTGGCGCGCGACATGGCGGCACTACGCGACAAAGATGTGGCGTTCATGGACTATGACGTCCCAGGACTCAAGACCGTCGACGGGGTCGCAGAACTCAGCGGAGAGAAGTCCGCCTGGTTCTCGGACAGCGAAGGCAACATCTTCGCGCTCAGCGAGCGCACCTGA
- a CDS encoding flavin monoamine oxidase family protein: MNTVHYDVIVIGAGFAGLTAARELSHAGRRVLVLEARDRIGGRTWLDERMGMDLELGGTWVHWTQPHVWAELARYGIGLAPSPEPQNASWWNGSEIVHGSPDELFELLDQPNELLTARAREVFPRPFAPLESPLLSAFDSVSLLDEIEMLPIREDQRSLLESFWTLNFNGRLDDAAFTQALRWVALTNGDWKINFEACATYKIAGGTRALADAIWADSVADIVLGADVRSVVTTDSNVTVRTSAGASYDAAEVVLAVPLQTVDRVAVEPAFPPAVSDAVERGQLGLGTKIWFTIDGEHPPFVALGAADWPLNFLQSEYVHGGKTFVIGFGRDATAIDPADTGAVQDALTRLLPGLTVVESNGHDWVADVYARETWPMHRTGFLTSSLAELQRPHGHVRLAGSDLADGWGGFIDGAIESGLKVARSILTTSHLAAAQTAH, translated from the coding sequence ATGAACACCGTCCACTACGACGTCATTGTGATCGGCGCCGGATTCGCCGGCCTTACGGCGGCGCGCGAACTCTCACACGCGGGTCGCCGTGTCCTCGTTCTGGAGGCGCGCGATCGGATCGGAGGGCGAACCTGGCTGGACGAGCGGATGGGCATGGACCTCGAGCTCGGCGGCACGTGGGTGCACTGGACACAGCCCCATGTCTGGGCCGAGCTGGCGCGCTACGGCATCGGCCTCGCCCCGAGCCCTGAGCCCCAGAACGCCAGCTGGTGGAACGGCTCCGAGATCGTGCACGGCAGCCCCGACGAGCTTTTCGAGCTTCTTGATCAGCCGAACGAGCTCTTGACGGCTCGAGCACGAGAGGTATTCCCACGGCCTTTCGCCCCCCTCGAATCACCGCTGCTGAGCGCTTTCGACAGCGTGTCGCTGCTGGATGAGATCGAGATGCTGCCCATCAGAGAAGACCAGCGCTCACTGCTCGAATCGTTCTGGACGCTCAACTTCAACGGTCGACTCGATGACGCGGCGTTCACGCAAGCGTTGCGGTGGGTCGCGCTGACCAACGGGGACTGGAAGATCAACTTCGAAGCCTGCGCCACCTACAAGATCGCCGGAGGCACACGAGCACTCGCCGACGCCATTTGGGCTGACTCCGTGGCAGACATCGTGCTCGGCGCGGACGTGCGAAGCGTTGTCACCACGGACTCGAATGTGACTGTCCGTACCTCGGCCGGCGCCAGCTACGACGCAGCCGAGGTCGTGCTCGCGGTACCGCTGCAGACGGTCGATCGCGTCGCCGTCGAGCCTGCCTTCCCCCCGGCGGTCTCCGACGCCGTCGAACGGGGGCAACTCGGGCTCGGCACGAAGATCTGGTTCACGATCGACGGGGAGCACCCTCCGTTCGTCGCGTTGGGTGCCGCCGACTGGCCGCTCAACTTCTTGCAGTCCGAGTACGTGCACGGGGGAAAGACCTTCGTTATCGGGTTCGGGCGTGACGCGACGGCGATCGACCCCGCCGATACCGGTGCAGTCCAGGACGCCCTGACACGACTCCTCCCCGGATTGACCGTGGTGGAGAGCAACGGTCATGACTGGGTAGCCGACGTGTATGCGCGAGAGACGTGGCCGATGCACCGCACGGGTTTCCTTACATCGTCCCTCGCCGAGCTTCAGCGTCCCCACGGTCACGTTCGACTTGCCGGCTCCGACCTCGCAGATGGTTGGGGCGGATTCATCGACGGCGCGATCGAAAGCGGCCTCAAGGTCGCCCGCAGCATCCTCACCACCTCCCACCTCGCCGCGGCCCAAACCGCGCACTGA
- a CDS encoding aldehyde dehydrogenase family protein has product MSLTTTILNSITVDAAEGRAIPDAATRENIGYAPVHTVDDLERMITTARAAQPAWNALGHHQRSSILNRIADDLESNAEELAHLLSREQGKPLDGPNARFEVGACAVWTRNAADTPLEPEIVFEAGDARAEVHYDALGVVGAIGPWNWPMMITVWQIAPALRMGNTVIVKPSSFTPLSVLALVEVFNRHLPDGVLTVVSGDRKVGAALAAHPSIDKIMFTGSTDAGRRIVESSARNLARLTLELGGNDAGIVLPGTNVAAIAENLFWGCFINTGQTCAALKRLYVHESVYEDVVSALSQLADTMPMGRGIDAGNVLGPLQNKNQFDIVSRLVDDARQRGARIVSGGSPAADLGPLFYRATVVADIDDDAQLVEEEQFGPVIPVIRYVEIEDAIRRANASEQGLGASVWSDDAEAAVDVAKRLQAGTVWINQHGALNPMVPFGGTKQSGYGQEFGVAGLKAVAAPKVISR; this is encoded by the coding sequence ATGTCACTGACAACAACGATCCTGAATTCGATCACCGTCGATGCCGCCGAGGGCCGCGCGATCCCCGACGCAGCCACTCGAGAGAACATCGGCTACGCGCCCGTCCACACCGTCGACGACCTCGAGCGCATGATCACCACGGCACGAGCCGCGCAACCCGCATGGAATGCCCTCGGGCACCACCAGCGGAGCAGCATCCTGAACCGCATCGCGGACGATCTCGAAAGCAACGCCGAGGAACTCGCTCACCTGCTCTCACGCGAACAGGGCAAGCCCCTCGACGGCCCGAACGCGCGATTCGAGGTGGGCGCGTGCGCCGTCTGGACACGAAACGCCGCCGACACCCCCCTCGAACCCGAGATCGTTTTCGAAGCAGGCGACGCGCGCGCGGAGGTCCACTACGACGCCCTCGGAGTCGTCGGCGCCATCGGCCCGTGGAACTGGCCGATGATGATCACCGTCTGGCAGATCGCCCCAGCGCTGCGCATGGGCAACACCGTGATCGTGAAACCCAGCAGCTTCACACCACTCTCCGTGCTCGCACTCGTCGAAGTCTTCAACAGGCACCTGCCCGACGGAGTCCTGACCGTCGTCAGCGGCGATCGGAAAGTAGGTGCGGCGCTCGCGGCGCACCCGAGCATTGACAAGATCATGTTCACGGGCTCCACAGACGCGGGGCGCCGGATCGTGGAGTCCTCCGCGAGAAACCTCGCCCGCCTCACCCTCGAGCTCGGAGGAAACGATGCCGGCATCGTTCTTCCGGGCACGAACGTCGCCGCCATCGCCGAGAACCTCTTCTGGGGATGCTTCATCAACACCGGTCAGACCTGTGCCGCTCTCAAGCGCCTCTACGTCCATGAGTCGGTCTACGAGGATGTCGTGTCAGCGCTCTCGCAGCTCGCGGACACGATGCCGATGGGCCGCGGGATCGACGCGGGGAACGTGCTCGGCCCTCTCCAGAACAAGAACCAGTTCGACATCGTGAGCCGACTGGTCGACGACGCCCGACAGCGCGGCGCCCGCATCGTCTCGGGTGGTTCGCCCGCCGCCGACCTCGGCCCTCTCTTCTACCGGGCGACCGTCGTCGCCGACATCGACGACGACGCCCAGCTGGTCGAAGAAGAGCAGTTCGGTCCCGTGATCCCCGTGATCAGGTACGTGGAAATCGAGGACGCGATCCGAAGGGCAAACGCCTCAGAGCAAGGTCTCGGCGCCTCGGTATGGTCCGATGACGCGGAGGCAGCCGTCGATGTCGCCAAGCGGCTGCAAGCGGGCACCGTGTGGATCAACCAGCACGGGGCCCTGAACCCGATGGTGCCGTTCGGCGGCACCAAGCAGTCCGGCTACGGCCAGGAGTTCGGCGTGGCGGGTCTGAAGGCGGTGGCGGCACCGAAAGTGATCAGCCGCTGA
- a CDS encoding nuclease-related domain-containing protein encodes MTTTAPADGVGSVPAAAVISACLSAQAGFPARSRVSRVFGRSPLSVDSRPWYLGALGELQVAARLAKLGPDWTVLHSVPIGERGSDIDHIVVGPAGVFTINTKFHDDARIWVGSTRLLVNGQKTDHLRNSRYEAQRTARKLMAVVGEPIDVYPAIVLVGARSVTIRERPVDVTVLRDTELVRWLTRRAVKLTADGRDRLAEMLTRPETSATPSGASSEPDLTAFAALRREVGAARRVRMLWGTAGLLGGIVLAATLAINAYSTLLGG; translated from the coding sequence ATGACCACGACTGCACCTGCGGACGGGGTCGGCTCTGTCCCCGCCGCGGCGGTGATCTCGGCGTGCCTGAGCGCTCAGGCCGGTTTCCCTGCCCGATCCCGCGTGTCGCGCGTGTTCGGTCGGTCTCCGCTATCGGTCGACTCGCGGCCCTGGTATCTCGGCGCACTCGGTGAGCTACAGGTCGCGGCGCGCCTGGCGAAGCTCGGGCCCGACTGGACGGTGCTGCATTCCGTCCCGATCGGCGAGCGGGGGAGTGACATCGACCACATCGTTGTCGGTCCTGCCGGGGTGTTCACGATCAACACGAAGTTCCACGATGACGCGCGGATCTGGGTCGGAAGCACGCGTCTTCTGGTCAACGGCCAGAAGACCGATCACCTGCGCAACTCCCGCTACGAGGCGCAGCGGACCGCCAGGAAGCTGATGGCGGTCGTGGGGGAGCCGATTGACGTCTACCCGGCGATCGTTCTCGTCGGAGCCCGCAGTGTCACCATCCGTGAGCGACCCGTGGACGTGACGGTGCTCCGAGACACCGAACTGGTCCGCTGGCTCACCCGCCGCGCGGTCAAACTCACGGCTGATGGGCGCGACCGCCTCGCTGAGATGCTGACGCGCCCGGAGACATCGGCGACGCCATCCGGCGCCTCCTCGGAACCGGACCTGACGGCGTTCGCCGCTCTTCGCCGCGAAGTGGGCGCCGCGCGGCGCGTGCGGATGCTGTGGGGAACGGCCGGTCTACTTGGCGGAATTGTGTTGGCCGCGACTCTCGCCATCAACGCATACTCAACGCTCCTTGGCGGATAG
- a CDS encoding cupin domain-containing protein gives MTTTGFTVSASIDRELAEPFEVGTVQWVRRLGDGHRDELSSGFWFITPEEAPDPMLVVGHADETVFIVEGHVRIELEGQVPIELRPGGAASLNKGVPATWTVLAPTVEFFVYS, from the coding sequence ATGACAACCACCGGATTCACCGTGTCGGCATCGATCGATCGAGAACTGGCAGAGCCGTTTGAGGTGGGGACCGTTCAATGGGTGCGGCGGCTCGGCGACGGTCACCGTGACGAGCTGTCGTCGGGCTTCTGGTTCATCACCCCGGAGGAAGCTCCGGACCCGATGCTCGTCGTCGGTCACGCCGATGAGACCGTCTTCATCGTCGAGGGGCACGTGCGTATCGAGCTCGAGGGGCAGGTCCCGATCGAACTGCGGCCGGGCGGAGCGGCATCCCTCAACAAAGGCGTCCCTGCCACCTGGACGGTGCTCGCACCGACGGTCGAGTTCTTCGTCTACTCCTGA